A part of Brassica rapa cultivar Chiifu-401-42 chromosome A05, CAAS_Brap_v3.01, whole genome shotgun sequence genomic DNA contains:
- the LOC103866354 gene encoding DExH-box ATP-dependent RNA helicase DExH8 isoform X1, with product MAPSSPSSSSESFPLPSSNFASLPVAAMKRRIVEKILENRVTLIVGEPGCGKSSQVPQYLLEANMSPILCTQPRRFAVVAVAKMVAKSRNSDLGDEIGYHIGHSKILSQGYVISKIVFKTAGVLLDEMLDKGLSALKYKVIILDEVHERSVESDLVLVCVKQFLMKNSDLRVVLMSATADITRYRDYFKELGRGERVEVVAIPSPDQRTIFQRRVFYLEQVAGLLGVSSDFSAYCPGPSPSSADTEIKPDLQNLIHDLILHIHGKEPDIEKSILVFLPTYYSLEQQWYQLEPFRASFEVHILHRSIDTERALAAMKICRSRRKVILATNIAESSVTIPKVAYVIDSCRSLQVFWDASRKRDAVQLVWVSRSQAEQRRGRTGRTCDGEVYRLVPSAFFNKLEEHETPAILQLSLRQQVLHICCTESRAINDANALLGKAMDPPNPEVIDDALSMLLSIQALRKSPRGRYEPTFYGRLLASFPLSFDASILVVKFGEMGMLREGILLGVLMDTQPLPINHPFGDDAQFLEYVDHYFCGESSKTISGGRREMVLMANLCAFQFWQRVFKDKHRLESLKQLLSKEKDKDVKLILPVIEQEWCDFHNISRSSFNHVSEMYEDTLSSIHRFRPQFISSSDSLPTYYDPYEFDHTCCVECQASGDRYQHSEDQPPLETRKCISLPFVPPNAFQANAIAKNMANIIKEIRTQGTISDNGHGAIEPEAYADNGEAPVCVYFLNGFCNRGDQCPFSHTLQSTRPACRFFTSSQGCRNGESCMFSHAMRRQTTQSYSTPPCLPEEDDSSTSPLLDLFPTSSEGCILVLDDSDMHFTSSIAHRYPSWKILSTSSSSETLFCDSSLGDTRIFWGLSHPYETIISKAGEENAIPWNEVTCVLWFLNPDSYGETPEKQKAVVQNFFEYMAIRILGDGLYDIRVVLTMNNIMFSNLQVEKLARDSFFFLGESFPHNSVIFGEFSDTVTIQKPMLVSRPVSYVFDLHPPTDTQFGEYTSGLHNSLHNQ from the exons ATGGCGCCTTCTTCACCATCCTCGTCTTCGGAATCCTTTCCGTTACCCTCGTCGAACTTCGCTTCGCTTCCTGTTGCGGCGATGAAGAGGAGAATCGTCGAGAAAATCCTCGAGAATCGCGTCACCCTCATCGTCGGCGAACCCGGTTGCG GGAAGAGTTCGCAAGTTCCACAGTACCTTCTGGAAGCAAACATGTCACCCATCCTCTGTACACAGCCTCGCCGTTTTGCGGTTGTTGCTGTTGCTAAGATGGTTGCTAAATCTCGCAACTCTGATTTAGGCGATGAAATTGGTTACCACATTGGTCACTCCAAGATCCTCTCTCAAGGGTATGTAAT CTCGAAAATTGTGTTCAAAACTGCTGGAGTTTTGCTGGATGAAATGCTAGACAAGGGCTTGAGCGCACTTAAGTACAAGGTCATCATTCTTGATGAAGTGCATGAAAGATCCGTGGAGTCCGACCTTGTCCTTGTCTGTGTTAAGCAGTTTCTCATGAAGAATAGTGACCTCAG GGTTGTCTTAATGTCTGCAACTGCTGATATAACAAGATACAGAGATTACTTTAAAGAACTCGGCAGGGGTGAACGGGTTGAAGTGGTCGCTATTCCTAGTCCTGATCAGAGAACAATTTTCCAGAGAAGAGTATTCTATCTTGAGCAG GTTGCAGGATTGCTTGGTGTGAGTTCTGATTTTTCAGCTTACTGTCCTGGTCCAAGTCCTTCTTCAGCTGATACTGAAATCAAACCGGATCTGCAGAATCTTATTCATGATCTCATCTTACATATTCATGGAAAGGAACCAGACATTGAGAAGAGTATTTTGGTTTTCCTTCCAACATACTACTCACTTGAGCAGCAGTGGTATCAATTGGAACCATTTCGGGCATCTTTTGAGGTTCACATACTGCACCGAAGCATTGACACCGAACGAGCTCTGGCGGCTATGAAGATATGCAGATCCCGTCGCAAG GTAATATTGGCTACAAATATTGCGGAATCTTCAGTGACAATACCCAAAGTGGCCTATGTCATAGACTCGTGCCGGTCTCTGCAAGTGTTCTGGGATGCATCCAGGAAAAGAGATGCAGTTCAGCTTGTTTGGGTCTCTAGATCTCAG GCCGAGCAGCGTAGAGGGAGGACAGGTCGAACATGTGATGGTGAGGTTTATCGCCTGGTGCCGAGTGCATTCTTCAACAAGCTTGAAGAGCATGAGACCCCAGCTATACTTCAGCTGTCATTGAGACAACAAGTTCTCCACATTTGCTGCACAGAATCCAGAGCCATTAACGATGCAAACG CACTGCTGGGAAAAGCTATGGATCCACCAAACCCAGAAGTTATTGATGATGCTTTGAGTATGCTATTAAGCATACAAGCATTGCGGAAATCTCCTAGGGGACGCTACGAGCCAACATTTTATGGAAGGTTGCTTGCCAGCTTTCCATTGTCCTTTGATGCGTCCATTCTCGTCGTCAAGTTTGGCGAAATGGGAATGCTAAGAGAAGGGATTCTGTTAGGTGTCTTGATGGATACCCAACCGCTTCCTATCAATCATCCATTTGGAGATGATGCACAG TTTTTGGAGTATGTTGACCACTATTTTTGTGGAGAGAGCAGCAAGACCATTTCTGGTGGCCGGAGGGAGATGGTACTCATGGCGAACCTATGTGCGTTTCAGTTTTGGCAGCGTGTCTTTAAG GATAAGCATCGTCTTGAAAGCTTAAAACAACTATTGTCgaaagaaaaagacaaagatgTCAAGTTGATACTTCCTGTGATTGAACAAGAGTGGTGTGATTTCCACAATATTTCCCGGTCATCGTTCAATCACGTATCTGAGATGT ATGAAGATACACTAAGCTCAATTCATCGTTTCAGACCTCAATTCATTAGCTCTTCTGATTCTCTCCCAACCTATTACGATCCATATGAATTTGATCACACATGCTGTGTTGAGTGCCAAGCCTCTGGGGATAGATATCAACACTCTGAGGATCAACCTCCCCTTGAAACAAGAAAATGTATATCGCTGCCGTTTGTTCCTCCTAACGCATTCCAAGCTAATGCCATCGCAAAAAACATGGCCAATATTATCAAAGAG ATAAGAACGCAGGGCACAATATCTGATAATGGCCATGGAGCAATCGAACCTGAGGCTTACGCTGACAATGGAGAGGCCCCAGTCTGCGTATATTTTCTTAATGGATTTTGCAATCGAGGTGACCAATGCCCGTTCTCTCATACTCTTCAGTCAACAAGACCAGCCTGCAGATTCTTCACGTCATCGCAG GGATGTCGGAACGGAGAATCTTGTATGTTTTCACATGCCATGCGAAGACAGACAACACAATCCTATTCTACTCCCCCATGCCTTCCAGAAGAAGATGACTCTTCCACTTCGCCTCTCCTGGATTTGTTTCCAACTTCTTCTGAGGGATGCATTCTTGTACTCGATGACTCTGACATGCATTTCACTTCAAGTATAGCCCACCGTTATCCATCCTGGAAAATACTCTCCACGTCATCTTCTTCAGAGACGCTTTTCTGTGATTCTTCACTTGGGGACACAAGAATCTTCTGGGGTCTCAGTCATCCTTACGAAACCATCATCTCAAAAGCAGGAGAGGAGAACGCAATCCCATGGAATGAAGTGACATGCGTGCTGTGGTTCCTTAACCCAGACAGCTATGGCGAAACTCCTGAGAAACAGAAAGCAGTTGtgcagaatttcttcgagtacATGGCAATCAGAATACTCGGCGATGGTCTTTACGATATCCGAGTAGTTCTGACTATGAACAACATCATGTTCTCAAACTTACAG GTTGAGAAGCTAGCCagagacagcttcttcttccttgGAGAGTCTTTCCCGCACAATTCAGTGATCTTCGGTGAATTTTCAGACACTGTCACCATCCAGAAGCCTATGCTAGTCTCTAGACCAGTCTCGTACGTCTTTGATCTCCATCCACCTACTGACACCCAGTTTGGTGAGTACACCTCTGGCCTTCACAACTCTCTTCACAACCAATGA
- the LOC103866354 gene encoding DExH-box ATP-dependent RNA helicase DExH8 isoform X2: protein MAPSSPSSSSESFPLPSSNFASLPVAAMKRRIVEKILENRVTLIVGEPGCGKSSQVPQYLLEANMSPILCTQPRRFAVVAVAKMVAKSRNSDLGDEIGYHIGHSKILSQGSKIVFKTAGVLLDEMLDKGLSALKYKVIILDEVHERSVESDLVLVCVKQFLMKNSDLRVVLMSATADITRYRDYFKELGRGERVEVVAIPSPDQRTIFQRRVFYLEQVAGLLGVSSDFSAYCPGPSPSSADTEIKPDLQNLIHDLILHIHGKEPDIEKSILVFLPTYYSLEQQWYQLEPFRASFEVHILHRSIDTERALAAMKICRSRRKVILATNIAESSVTIPKVAYVIDSCRSLQVFWDASRKRDAVQLVWVSRSQAEQRRGRTGRTCDGEVYRLVPSAFFNKLEEHETPAILQLSLRQQVLHICCTESRAINDANALLGKAMDPPNPEVIDDALSMLLSIQALRKSPRGRYEPTFYGRLLASFPLSFDASILVVKFGEMGMLREGILLGVLMDTQPLPINHPFGDDAQFLEYVDHYFCGESSKTISGGRREMVLMANLCAFQFWQRVFKDKHRLESLKQLLSKEKDKDVKLILPVIEQEWCDFHNISRSSFNHVSEMYEDTLSSIHRFRPQFISSSDSLPTYYDPYEFDHTCCVECQASGDRYQHSEDQPPLETRKCISLPFVPPNAFQANAIAKNMANIIKEIRTQGTISDNGHGAIEPEAYADNGEAPVCVYFLNGFCNRGDQCPFSHTLQSTRPACRFFTSSQGCRNGESCMFSHAMRRQTTQSYSTPPCLPEEDDSSTSPLLDLFPTSSEGCILVLDDSDMHFTSSIAHRYPSWKILSTSSSSETLFCDSSLGDTRIFWGLSHPYETIISKAGEENAIPWNEVTCVLWFLNPDSYGETPEKQKAVVQNFFEYMAIRILGDGLYDIRVVLTMNNIMFSNLQVEKLARDSFFFLGESFPHNSVIFGEFSDTVTIQKPMLVSRPVSYVFDLHPPTDTQFGEYTSGLHNSLHNQ from the exons ATGGCGCCTTCTTCACCATCCTCGTCTTCGGAATCCTTTCCGTTACCCTCGTCGAACTTCGCTTCGCTTCCTGTTGCGGCGATGAAGAGGAGAATCGTCGAGAAAATCCTCGAGAATCGCGTCACCCTCATCGTCGGCGAACCCGGTTGCG GGAAGAGTTCGCAAGTTCCACAGTACCTTCTGGAAGCAAACATGTCACCCATCCTCTGTACACAGCCTCGCCGTTTTGCGGTTGTTGCTGTTGCTAAGATGGTTGCTAAATCTCGCAACTCTGATTTAGGCGATGAAATTGGTTACCACATTGGTCACTCCAAGATCCTCTCTCAAGG CTCGAAAATTGTGTTCAAAACTGCTGGAGTTTTGCTGGATGAAATGCTAGACAAGGGCTTGAGCGCACTTAAGTACAAGGTCATCATTCTTGATGAAGTGCATGAAAGATCCGTGGAGTCCGACCTTGTCCTTGTCTGTGTTAAGCAGTTTCTCATGAAGAATAGTGACCTCAG GGTTGTCTTAATGTCTGCAACTGCTGATATAACAAGATACAGAGATTACTTTAAAGAACTCGGCAGGGGTGAACGGGTTGAAGTGGTCGCTATTCCTAGTCCTGATCAGAGAACAATTTTCCAGAGAAGAGTATTCTATCTTGAGCAG GTTGCAGGATTGCTTGGTGTGAGTTCTGATTTTTCAGCTTACTGTCCTGGTCCAAGTCCTTCTTCAGCTGATACTGAAATCAAACCGGATCTGCAGAATCTTATTCATGATCTCATCTTACATATTCATGGAAAGGAACCAGACATTGAGAAGAGTATTTTGGTTTTCCTTCCAACATACTACTCACTTGAGCAGCAGTGGTATCAATTGGAACCATTTCGGGCATCTTTTGAGGTTCACATACTGCACCGAAGCATTGACACCGAACGAGCTCTGGCGGCTATGAAGATATGCAGATCCCGTCGCAAG GTAATATTGGCTACAAATATTGCGGAATCTTCAGTGACAATACCCAAAGTGGCCTATGTCATAGACTCGTGCCGGTCTCTGCAAGTGTTCTGGGATGCATCCAGGAAAAGAGATGCAGTTCAGCTTGTTTGGGTCTCTAGATCTCAG GCCGAGCAGCGTAGAGGGAGGACAGGTCGAACATGTGATGGTGAGGTTTATCGCCTGGTGCCGAGTGCATTCTTCAACAAGCTTGAAGAGCATGAGACCCCAGCTATACTTCAGCTGTCATTGAGACAACAAGTTCTCCACATTTGCTGCACAGAATCCAGAGCCATTAACGATGCAAACG CACTGCTGGGAAAAGCTATGGATCCACCAAACCCAGAAGTTATTGATGATGCTTTGAGTATGCTATTAAGCATACAAGCATTGCGGAAATCTCCTAGGGGACGCTACGAGCCAACATTTTATGGAAGGTTGCTTGCCAGCTTTCCATTGTCCTTTGATGCGTCCATTCTCGTCGTCAAGTTTGGCGAAATGGGAATGCTAAGAGAAGGGATTCTGTTAGGTGTCTTGATGGATACCCAACCGCTTCCTATCAATCATCCATTTGGAGATGATGCACAG TTTTTGGAGTATGTTGACCACTATTTTTGTGGAGAGAGCAGCAAGACCATTTCTGGTGGCCGGAGGGAGATGGTACTCATGGCGAACCTATGTGCGTTTCAGTTTTGGCAGCGTGTCTTTAAG GATAAGCATCGTCTTGAAAGCTTAAAACAACTATTGTCgaaagaaaaagacaaagatgTCAAGTTGATACTTCCTGTGATTGAACAAGAGTGGTGTGATTTCCACAATATTTCCCGGTCATCGTTCAATCACGTATCTGAGATGT ATGAAGATACACTAAGCTCAATTCATCGTTTCAGACCTCAATTCATTAGCTCTTCTGATTCTCTCCCAACCTATTACGATCCATATGAATTTGATCACACATGCTGTGTTGAGTGCCAAGCCTCTGGGGATAGATATCAACACTCTGAGGATCAACCTCCCCTTGAAACAAGAAAATGTATATCGCTGCCGTTTGTTCCTCCTAACGCATTCCAAGCTAATGCCATCGCAAAAAACATGGCCAATATTATCAAAGAG ATAAGAACGCAGGGCACAATATCTGATAATGGCCATGGAGCAATCGAACCTGAGGCTTACGCTGACAATGGAGAGGCCCCAGTCTGCGTATATTTTCTTAATGGATTTTGCAATCGAGGTGACCAATGCCCGTTCTCTCATACTCTTCAGTCAACAAGACCAGCCTGCAGATTCTTCACGTCATCGCAG GGATGTCGGAACGGAGAATCTTGTATGTTTTCACATGCCATGCGAAGACAGACAACACAATCCTATTCTACTCCCCCATGCCTTCCAGAAGAAGATGACTCTTCCACTTCGCCTCTCCTGGATTTGTTTCCAACTTCTTCTGAGGGATGCATTCTTGTACTCGATGACTCTGACATGCATTTCACTTCAAGTATAGCCCACCGTTATCCATCCTGGAAAATACTCTCCACGTCATCTTCTTCAGAGACGCTTTTCTGTGATTCTTCACTTGGGGACACAAGAATCTTCTGGGGTCTCAGTCATCCTTACGAAACCATCATCTCAAAAGCAGGAGAGGAGAACGCAATCCCATGGAATGAAGTGACATGCGTGCTGTGGTTCCTTAACCCAGACAGCTATGGCGAAACTCCTGAGAAACAGAAAGCAGTTGtgcagaatttcttcgagtacATGGCAATCAGAATACTCGGCGATGGTCTTTACGATATCCGAGTAGTTCTGACTATGAACAACATCATGTTCTCAAACTTACAG GTTGAGAAGCTAGCCagagacagcttcttcttccttgGAGAGTCTTTCCCGCACAATTCAGTGATCTTCGGTGAATTTTCAGACACTGTCACCATCCAGAAGCCTATGCTAGTCTCTAGACCAGTCTCGTACGTCTTTGATCTCCATCCACCTACTGACACCCAGTTTGGTGAGTACACCTCTGGCCTTCACAACTCTCTTCACAACCAATGA
- the LOC103866356 gene encoding pectinesterase inhibitor 6 has product MNSYLIMYTLLSLLLLALSPKPSLASTRNYTDDTNASIVPRYSRYVKDACNVTRYKQLCLRTLWPFTIVAKNNSSKWARAGVAVTITDTKRILRLLLKTRNSSAVGKRERIALSDCRELYVDSLDNLYQSLSVLRKLDADQFQQQMSDLATWLSAALTDEDTCLDGFEETMSKSSTVRMIKRKATRCMHLCSNALALTNKLAYDGL; this is encoded by the coding sequence ATGAATTCTTATCTGATCATGTATACTCtcctctctcttctccttctggCGCTTAGCCCAAAACCGTCCTTAGCCTCCACCCGCAACTACACAGACGATACAAACGCCTCTATTGTACCACGGTACAGCAGGTACGTCAAAGACGCGTGTAACGTAACCCGATACAAACAACTCTGCCTCCGAACGCTTTGGCCGTTTACAATCGTCGCTAAAAACAACTCGAGCAAGTGGGCCCGAGCTGGCGTCGCCGTGACCATCACCGACACCAAACGGATCCTGAGACTCTTGCTCAAAACGCGGAATAGTTCAGCGGTCGGGAAACGCGAGAGGATCGCGTTGTCGGATTGCCGGGAGCTCTACGTTGACTCCCTCGACAATCTTTACCAGTCTCTCTCCGTTCTCCGGAAACTTGACGCCGACCAGTTTCAGCAGCAGATGAGCGATCTCGCCACGTGGCTAAGCGCTGCACTCACGGATGAGGACACGTGTCTCGACGGATTTGAGGAGACGATGAGTAAATCATCGACGGTCAGGATGATCAAGAGGAAAGCGACCAGGTGTATGCACTTGTGCAGCAATGCTCTGGCTCTCACCAACAAGCTTGCTTATGACGGCTTGTAA